The Desulfosporosinus acidiphilus SJ4 genome has a window encoding:
- a CDS encoding UPF0280 family protein, which yields MDFTERTYRQRHRQDDLLHFQVTVQETDLDIGVRRERFSRELVEWIEETIRACRKPLETYIQQDSEFLKALTPYEVPEDAPAIVKTMAEAGRMAGVGPMAAVAGAVAEWVGKAIAKRSRDVIVENGGDIFMKTTRFRKVGIFAGDSPLSNRIALEVHPEQTPLGICTSSGKVGPSLSFGKADAVVVLSSSVALADAVATACGNLVQSERDLEKAVNFASQIPGISGCLAIKKDQLAAWGTMKIVPMKV from the coding sequence GTGGACTTTACAGAACGCACATACCGCCAGCGGCACCGGCAAGATGATCTTCTGCATTTTCAAGTCACGGTCCAAGAAACTGATCTGGATATTGGAGTGCGCAGAGAACGATTTTCCCGAGAATTGGTGGAATGGATCGAAGAAACAATCAGAGCTTGCCGAAAACCACTAGAAACTTATATTCAGCAGGATTCGGAATTTCTAAAAGCATTAACTCCCTATGAAGTACCAGAAGATGCCCCGGCCATCGTGAAAACTATGGCAGAAGCCGGACGAATGGCCGGGGTTGGCCCTATGGCGGCTGTAGCTGGGGCTGTGGCAGAGTGGGTGGGCAAAGCAATAGCTAAACGTTCTCGGGATGTTATTGTCGAAAACGGCGGGGATATTTTCATGAAAACAACTCGTTTTCGCAAAGTAGGAATCTTCGCCGGGGACTCTCCCCTGTCAAATCGGATAGCTCTTGAAGTCCATCCGGAACAAACTCCTCTTGGGATTTGCACGTCCTCCGGCAAAGTGGGGCCATCGTTAAGTTTCGGAAAAGCCGATGCCGTAGTCGTTCTTTCATCCTCTGTGGCTTTGGCCGATGCTGTGGCAACAGCTTGTGGTAATCTTGTGCAATCGGAGCGGGATTTGGAAAAGGCCGTCAACTTTGCCTCTCAAATCCCAGGAATTAGCGGGTGTTTGGCTATCAAGAAAGATCAGTTAGCTGCCTGGGGAACTATGAAAATAGTTCCCATGAAAGTATAA
- a CDS encoding DUF6385 domain-containing protein: protein MSKMSELMDFPENWLPIGGNLASNWNFNQDSQDQFCLEISNSGSNRAGIIQTENNCLEVRGNKRWFICGVYQSEYPNVKAYVRLYPIFANGDVPLPWMFCFNSRSKTGKTFEFRHFINIDPKIVALRLETGIIGSGQLIISKLIAYPMIPRHYRGIYKVEPVKQVDHIHSIGEILKPVRLAAPIPLNIPVNVQARVDSDIRNLTSQRDRVQIYGSSHVPLATTGTGRVQAEISGHGFQESIEEAEVGQTISYSTIRDVSALSRYSFAVYNRGSQPANVQVELSPDGLHWLKVGKRERVEPETLIMIPPQEFLRYTRVSCEAEGLTTLRIWVQAQN, encoded by the coding sequence ATGAGTAAGATGTCAGAACTCATGGATTTTCCGGAAAATTGGCTGCCTATTGGCGGAAATCTCGCATCCAATTGGAATTTTAACCAGGATTCACAGGATCAATTTTGCTTAGAGATTTCTAATTCGGGAAGCAATAGAGCGGGAATTATCCAAACCGAAAATAATTGTTTAGAGGTTCGCGGCAACAAACGCTGGTTTATATGTGGAGTTTATCAAAGCGAATACCCGAACGTAAAGGCCTATGTGCGGCTCTATCCCATATTTGCAAATGGAGATGTGCCGTTACCATGGATGTTTTGCTTTAACTCAAGGTCAAAAACTGGAAAAACGTTTGAATTTAGGCACTTTATTAATATCGATCCGAAGATTGTAGCTCTGCGTCTGGAGACGGGAATTATCGGATCCGGTCAGCTCATAATCAGTAAATTAATTGCTTATCCCATGATCCCAAGACATTATCGAGGAATCTACAAAGTTGAACCGGTAAAACAGGTGGATCATATCCACTCAATTGGAGAGATTCTTAAACCGGTCCGGCTTGCGGCACCAATTCCCTTAAACATTCCCGTTAATGTTCAAGCGAGGGTTGATAGTGATATTCGTAATTTAACTTCACAGCGTGACAGGGTACAAATCTATGGAAGCAGCCATGTGCCTTTGGCGACAACCGGTACCGGCCGGGTCCAAGCGGAAATCAGCGGCCATGGATTTCAAGAAAGTATTGAAGAGGCAGAAGTCGGTCAGACGATCTCATATTCAACGATTCGTGATGTTTCAGCACTTTCCCGGTATTCTTTTGCTGTTTACAATAGGGGATCACAGCCTGCCAATGTGCAGGTTGAGCTGAGTCCCGATGGCCTACACTGGCTGAAGGTGGGGAAGAGAGAAAGGGTGGAACCGGAAACCTTGATTATGATTCCCCCCCAAGAATTCCTGCGCTATACTCGTGTAAGCTGTGAGGCGGAAGGTTTAACCACCTTAAGAATTTGGGTTCAAGCTCAAAATTAA
- a CDS encoding DUF6385 domain-containing protein, whose protein sequence is MALVNQVYNSHFLLGQENRPDFPDGWVQAGGDSATTWEWLGSPQGSRAVEIIHPSGPRAGISLGNDVLVPAGESQRWELKVVLQAEPSGIPCYIRIYLGAVSQLQFAVRPESEPESFTRVFATPVGVTALRIEVGILGAGSLTIHEVQAWRLYPERELRLDDKGQVYVRHIDSLGKIQTPVSVNVINKTPLPVDIRTPIKTELRNLMPSRDGVKIFSSEGAPIISKPDGSLPVTVSGRKFLQRVEMVSSRDMGSTVTNDVSEATVYSYAIYNMGIEESLVQLQISPDGVIWTADDVDREVLPGDLIVITPNYFLRYIRLAYQAQIPGSMISLMIWFQSQN, encoded by the coding sequence ATGGCTTTAGTGAATCAGGTCTATAATAGTCATTTCCTGTTAGGTCAAGAAAACCGTCCGGATTTTCCTGATGGCTGGGTTCAAGCAGGTGGAGACAGTGCTACAACGTGGGAATGGCTTGGCTCTCCTCAGGGATCAAGGGCCGTGGAGATCATTCATCCGTCGGGGCCAAGAGCAGGGATTAGCTTAGGAAATGATGTTTTAGTCCCGGCGGGAGAAAGTCAGCGCTGGGAACTTAAAGTTGTTCTTCAGGCTGAACCAAGCGGAATTCCTTGTTACATCCGTATCTACCTTGGTGCCGTAAGTCAGCTCCAATTTGCTGTGCGCCCGGAATCGGAGCCGGAATCTTTTACGCGAGTTTTTGCGACGCCTGTTGGGGTCACAGCCCTTAGGATTGAAGTAGGGATTTTGGGAGCGGGAAGTCTGACAATTCACGAGGTTCAGGCCTGGAGGCTGTACCCTGAGCGAGAATTACGCTTAGATGATAAAGGACAAGTGTATGTTCGCCATATCGACTCTCTTGGGAAAATTCAAACGCCGGTATCGGTGAATGTTATTAACAAGACCCCCCTGCCCGTTGATATAAGAACACCTATAAAAACGGAGCTGCGTAATCTGATGCCTTCTCGCGATGGTGTGAAAATTTTCAGCAGCGAAGGTGCCCCTATTATCTCAAAACCTGATGGTTCACTTCCGGTAACGGTGTCAGGAAGAAAATTTCTTCAACGAGTGGAGATGGTAAGCTCCAGAGATATGGGTTCGACCGTTACGAACGATGTCTCTGAAGCAACTGTCTATTCTTATGCAATATATAATATGGGAATCGAAGAAAGTCTCGTTCAACTCCAAATAAGTCCTGATGGAGTGATTTGGACTGCAGATGATGTGGACAGAGAAGTTTTGCCGGGTGATCTTATTGTGATTACTCCTAACTATTTCCTTCGTTATATTCGTCTGGCATATCAAGCACAGATTCCCGGGTCTATGATTTCTTTAATGATTTGGTTTCAAAGCCAAAATTAG
- a CDS encoding glycosyltransferase family 2 protein, which yields MNMSTVSLCMIVKNEADCLPASLKSVQGLVNEMIVVDTGSNDRTPDIALAWGAKVIPFAWTGDFSAARNFSLENASSDWILVLDADEELQTVNVDSFFELLNNRQVEGYFLTIKSYLGPSLGESEDQAVRLFRNKPEYRFEGAIHEQVTPAILRRKGGTGLTSANLTVHHSGYLKDRLKLKNKFARNCEIIQNELLKDSGNPFLLYCLGLEYYQQNSIAAGLNHMTKALANMTGREGYFEDVLLNVALGYLQLSDVVSLRSFANKVLIMYPDHADFLFLRGTAHFLFRNHPAARLDLERCLQIGTLRLFTHEQAKSLLTNILQASMDSHPFAETSYEFPLPAKNNCIMYGDNYPKERQEQTAMKHRVLIASPVKQNEKILSEFLASLTQLKTTNLEVHFAFIDDQNDHQLLSQFAQDQPKVRIYPGNLNGDYLRDETTHHWREDLIWKVACYKDHFIKLALDEMFDYLFLVDSDLWLNPNTLVHLLSLNKDIVSEVFWTRWNPDLIPLPQVWIRDQYTLYSSGRDESLTEEETNLRTQDFMQMLSRPGTYKVGGLGACTLISRHALEQGVSFQEIYNLGLTGEDRHFCIRAAALGLELFADTHYPPFHIYRESELEKLQNYKETLAELQQVISLNEIPPLPSQQKLSQLNSHPQVHVEKGKITLAMLVRNESDRYLERVLKQATEYIDQAVILDDASVDNTVHLCRELLRGIPLTLHSNHKPMFHNEIFLRKQLWEMALSSNSEWIVILDADELFEENAPSHLRELLKYSQDVDYYSFRLYDLWTETHYRDDSLWQAHHWYRPFIVRNVQGFQAKWRETPQHCGRFPVNIIELRSAASPLRIKHLGWIRPQDRLAKYYRYKELDPEGTYGKLEQYQSILDPAPNLIPWEKVDFFPPYEKNHEQN from the coding sequence ATGAATATGTCAACTGTTAGTCTATGTATGATCGTAAAAAACGAAGCCGATTGCCTCCCCGCTTCCCTGAAAAGTGTCCAAGGTTTAGTGAACGAGATGATTGTGGTAGATACGGGAAGTAACGATAGAACACCCGATATAGCCCTTGCTTGGGGGGCAAAAGTGATTCCTTTTGCTTGGACCGGGGATTTCTCCGCCGCGAGAAATTTTTCCCTTGAGAATGCCTCTTCTGACTGGATTTTGGTTTTAGATGCTGATGAAGAACTTCAGACTGTGAACGTAGATTCTTTTTTCGAGCTTTTAAATAATCGGCAAGTGGAAGGCTATTTTCTAACCATTAAAAGCTATCTGGGGCCGTCACTGGGAGAATCGGAAGATCAAGCAGTGCGCTTATTTCGAAATAAACCGGAGTATCGATTTGAGGGAGCCATTCATGAACAAGTCACTCCGGCTATCCTAAGAAGAAAGGGAGGCACGGGCTTAACCTCTGCCAATCTTACAGTTCACCACTCGGGTTATCTTAAAGACCGTCTAAAATTAAAAAATAAGTTCGCCCGCAACTGCGAGATTATCCAAAACGAATTACTCAAAGACTCCGGAAACCCATTTCTTCTCTACTGTCTTGGACTGGAATACTACCAGCAAAACTCTATAGCGGCAGGACTAAATCACATGACGAAAGCCCTCGCCAACATGACTGGCCGTGAGGGATACTTTGAAGATGTGTTATTAAATGTGGCCCTTGGATATTTACAGTTAAGCGATGTAGTCAGCTTACGAAGTTTCGCAAACAAGGTACTCATCATGTACCCAGACCATGCGGATTTCCTCTTTCTTAGAGGAACGGCACACTTCTTGTTCAGGAACCACCCTGCGGCAAGATTAGACCTAGAACGCTGCCTCCAAATTGGCACTCTTAGACTTTTTACCCATGAGCAGGCAAAAAGTCTGCTCACAAATATCCTTCAAGCTTCTATGGATAGTCATCCTTTCGCTGAAACATCATATGAATTCCCTCTTCCTGCTAAAAACAATTGCATAATGTATGGTGATAACTACCCAAAGGAAAGGCAGGAACAAACAGCAATGAAACACCGGGTTCTGATTGCCAGCCCCGTCAAACAAAATGAAAAAATTCTCTCCGAATTTCTTGCTTCTTTGACTCAATTGAAGACAACAAATCTAGAAGTCCACTTTGCATTCATTGATGATCAAAATGACCACCAACTCCTGTCCCAATTTGCCCAAGATCAACCTAAGGTTCGAATTTATCCCGGTAACCTTAATGGGGATTATCTCCGCGATGAAACTACTCATCATTGGAGGGAGGACCTCATTTGGAAGGTTGCCTGTTATAAAGATCATTTTATTAAACTCGCCCTCGACGAAATGTTCGATTATCTTTTTCTCGTAGATTCTGATCTCTGGCTTAACCCTAATACCCTTGTTCATCTTCTTTCACTCAATAAAGATATTGTCTCCGAAGTTTTTTGGACTCGTTGGAACCCGGACTTAATTCCTCTGCCACAAGTATGGATTCGCGATCAATATACCCTCTATTCCTCGGGAAGAGATGAATCACTTACTGAAGAGGAAACAAATCTCCGAACACAGGACTTTATGCAAATGCTTTCCCGTCCCGGAACTTATAAAGTCGGAGGCCTGGGCGCTTGTACACTAATAAGCCGGCATGCTCTGGAACAAGGCGTATCGTTTCAGGAGATCTATAATTTGGGGCTGACCGGCGAAGATCGCCACTTCTGTATAAGAGCTGCAGCTTTGGGCCTTGAGCTCTTCGCTGACACTCATTACCCGCCGTTTCATATCTATCGGGAATCTGAACTGGAAAAATTACAAAACTACAAAGAAACTCTAGCAGAATTACAACAAGTTATCAGTCTCAACGAAATTCCGCCACTCCCTTCCCAACAAAAGCTTTCACAGTTGAATTCCCATCCGCAGGTTCATGTTGAAAAGGGAAAAATTACGCTGGCTATGCTGGTACGCAATGAATCCGACCGGTATCTTGAAAGAGTCCTTAAGCAAGCAACAGAGTATATCGACCAGGCAGTAATATTAGATGACGCCAGTGTAGACAATACTGTTCATCTCTGTCGGGAACTCCTTCGGGGAATTCCTTTAACTCTCCATTCTAACCACAAACCCATGTTTCATAACGAAATTTTTCTCCGCAAGCAACTCTGGGAAATGGCTCTGTCTTCCAATTCAGAGTGGATTGTCATTTTAGATGCTGATGAACTGTTTGAGGAAAATGCTCCAAGCCACTTGAGAGAATTGCTAAAGTACTCCCAAGATGTCGATTATTATAGCTTTCGTCTTTATGATCTATGGACTGAAACTCACTACCGTGATGACTCACTCTGGCAGGCTCACCATTGGTATCGTCCCTTTATTGTTCGCAATGTTCAAGGGTTTCAGGCAAAATGGCGGGAAACCCCCCAACACTGCGGAAGGTTTCCAGTTAATATTATTGAATTACGAAGCGCCGCCAGCCCTCTCCGAATCAAACATCTTGGCTGGATCAGACCGCAAGACCGTTTAGCTAAATACTACCGTTATAAAGAGCTTGATCCTGAGGGCACCTATGGAAAACTAGAACAATATCAATCAATTTTAGACCCGGCACCCAACCTTATACCTTGGGAGAAAGTCGATTTTTTCCCACCGTATGAAAAAAATCATGAGCAAAATTAG
- a CDS encoding glycosyltransferase family 2 protein yields the protein MKPKISLTMIVRDEAAFLAECLEHVRHEVDEIIIVDTGSTDQTLTIAQRFTDQIYTFSWTGDFSAARNFALQQAAGDWILSLDADEIIQGEPGSLRMLIRDAGDKEAFLLPLHNPISNSTGEFNTFYVIRIFKNNDLYRYVGKIHEQVSIPDPEKVGLAQSPLIEHKPLPLRVQHKKRNRNLRLLLQASKENPLNPFLQYYLGVEWLMLGKGSYALPLLQKAYRSLGDENLLFRAPALKYLILCLRELGKPDEAFCLCLEASLSYPIYTDIFYFGGILLEEMGEYLAALKWFNHALLCGSPPALFSHLTGSESFLAHYHLGFCYEKLDKKAEAFNAYVTALDTNPKYPYPLYPLILILLSEKGPANCYQILAQKGYLANPILCLTAANLFYLSGHVEEAFLCLDSNRECFLEDKRFLLDLGKYCIYSGRLNMGLNLLRQIPKNSSYFSSAQTLSIIALIFLGNYPEAKLSAIHLWRNPLNRGEAFILLSIIRNIVQDNKGTIQPDLPNIRERETIPMATELYQDYLRYLNHPSSRKSPNHFVQRWGEALETLLKSSENGLSFLLRGYDQRLENLKQNFIKIFGSEWRVNEYVNC from the coding sequence ATGAAGCCAAAGATTAGCCTAACGATGATCGTCAGAGATGAAGCTGCCTTTCTGGCTGAATGCCTGGAACATGTCCGCCATGAAGTTGACGAAATCATCATTGTCGACACAGGCTCGACGGATCAGACCTTAACCATTGCTCAGCGTTTTACCGACCAAATTTATACTTTTTCTTGGACTGGAGATTTCAGTGCTGCTCGCAACTTTGCGCTTCAACAGGCAGCAGGAGACTGGATCTTATCTCTGGATGCCGACGAAATTATCCAAGGTGAACCTGGCAGTCTTCGGATGCTTATTAGGGATGCAGGTGACAAAGAAGCATTTTTACTTCCTTTGCATAACCCGATTTCGAATTCCACCGGAGAATTTAATACGTTCTATGTCATAAGAATATTCAAAAATAATGATCTCTATCGTTACGTGGGAAAGATTCATGAACAAGTATCCATTCCCGACCCGGAAAAGGTTGGCCTTGCTCAAAGTCCATTGATAGAGCACAAACCTCTTCCTCTGCGCGTTCAGCATAAAAAGCGAAACCGCAATCTTCGCTTACTGCTCCAAGCATCAAAAGAAAACCCCCTGAATCCCTTTTTGCAGTATTATCTGGGAGTCGAATGGCTCATGCTCGGCAAAGGAAGCTATGCTCTTCCCCTTTTACAGAAAGCCTATCGCAGCCTCGGTGATGAAAATCTCCTTTTTCGTGCCCCGGCTTTGAAATATCTAATTCTTTGCTTGCGAGAGCTGGGTAAACCTGATGAAGCTTTTTGCCTCTGCCTTGAAGCAAGCCTCAGCTACCCCATCTACACAGATATCTTTTACTTCGGCGGAATTCTCCTGGAAGAGATGGGGGAATATCTTGCAGCCCTCAAATGGTTTAACCACGCACTCCTCTGCGGCAGTCCCCCGGCATTGTTTAGTCATCTTACAGGTTCGGAAAGTTTCTTAGCTCATTATCATCTTGGTTTTTGCTATGAAAAACTTGACAAAAAAGCTGAGGCTTTCAATGCCTATGTCACTGCTCTCGACACCAATCCCAAGTATCCCTACCCCCTCTATCCTCTCATTTTGATCCTGCTCAGTGAAAAAGGTCCGGCAAATTGTTATCAAATTCTAGCCCAAAAAGGATACCTGGCAAATCCGATCCTCTGCCTCACTGCGGCAAACTTATTCTATCTTTCCGGCCATGTTGAAGAAGCTTTCCTTTGTCTTGACTCTAACAGAGAATGCTTTCTTGAAGATAAACGTTTTCTCTTAGATTTAGGCAAGTACTGCATTTATTCCGGAAGGTTGAACATGGGGTTAAACCTATTACGTCAAATACCAAAGAACTCATCTTATTTTTCCTCAGCTCAAACTCTCTCCATCATTGCCTTAATCTTCCTCGGAAATTATCCGGAAGCAAAACTCTCCGCCATCCATCTCTGGCGAAACCCCTTAAACCGAGGTGAAGCATTCATTCTCCTTTCTATCATCCGTAATATTGTTCAAGATAACAAAGGTACTATTCAACCCGACCTGCCCAACATTCGTGAGCGAGAAACAATTCCCATGGCTACTGAACTCTATCAGGATTACCTCCGTTACCTGAATCACCCATCCTCTCGGAAATCCCCAAATCATTTTGTTCAGCGTTGGGGCGAAGCCCTGGAAACTCTTTTGAAGTCTTCTGAGAATGGTTTATCTTTTCTTCTTAGGGGATACGATCAAAGGCTGGAAAACCTCAAACAAAACTTTATAAAAATTTTCGGAAGCGAGTGGAGAGTCAATGAATATGTCAACTGTTAG